The Phycisphaerae bacterium genomic interval CGGTTCGACACCCCCCAAAAAACCTGGAATCGCCTTTGGCTGTTCAACTTGGGTTCACCTTCCTGGACGACCCGTCCTTGGAGGCCGCCAACAATCGGGCCGAGCGAGCCCTGCGCCCCGCGGTCATCGCCCGCAAATCGTCCTGCGGCAACAAGACCTTGCGCGGCAAACGCACCTGGGAGATCCTCACCAGCCTGGCTGCCACCTGCTACCAACCGGGCCAGGACTCCGTCGAGTACCTCCGGCCATTCTTGGCCCTTGCTCCCGCGTCCTCAGCACGCCAAGCACGTACACCGGCAGGGTAGTCTGATCCGATGATTGAACTCGCCGTCGTTTTGCATGGGACCGCGGGTATTCTCGACGGTCCTTTGGTTCCTGTATCACAACATATCAGGCCTCAACGGTAAGGCCGATAGCTGTCAGTCCTGCAAACCCCCTTTGCCGTGGCCGGGTCGAGGCAAACGCACGTTCATCAAAAGGATTGCGGTTTTTTCCTTTGACAATGCATCCATGGGGTGTTAGCCTGATATTGAACGCTCAAGCGTCTCAAGTCTGTGGCAAGCGCGTGAGGAGACGCCGTCTGTGGGAAGCGAGGGGCGGTGTGTGGGATCAGGAAGTCTGAGCCCGCTGCACAACGTAACTGCCTCCCGGAAGACAGAATGTCTGGATGCAGACATCGCTCGCGTGGCCGGCTTGTTTGAGAGAGTTTTTTCCCACTCGGGGCGGAGGGTTCGCGTGGGTAGTGGTCAGGCAGCCGCGGGAATATCCACTGGTCACCCATGCCGCGAAAAACGATTCTTTCGCGTGCGCGCACTCCGATGCGGCGAGGATCCGCAGGCGCCGAGCAGGGATGTTGTATGCCTCGCGGAGGGGCATTCCCCAAAACCAGACTCATCTCATGATGGCATGACACACAGGTACGTCACATAAAAAAGGAGGTGTACGATGCGAATCACGATCCAATCAGGGTTAACGGCAGCAATGACAGCCTTATTACTTCTCGGGGCTGCCCCGGCCGTGGGTACTCCCTATTTCTTGATCGACTCGGAAATGGAGTGGCAGGAAGCCTTGGGCGGGGGTGGTGGTGCCGGCATGGTCATGCCAATGACCGAACCGGAGTGGTCGGAGTACATGGCCCAGTGGCACATGCCTTCTTGGGTCGAGGGGGAACCCTATCCCGATACGACCTTTATGCCCGCAAGGTTGCCCACAGGGCAACTGTATGTGTATGGGGGCAGCGGCGGTGGCGGCCCGGACCCCGAGGATGCGGGTCTGGTCATGGTTTGGGGAGCGGGGACGGCACTTCCGGAGGGCCAGTACTCCAGCGCGTGGAAGTATGAGTACGGCCTGGACCCGGATCTGACGAACACGGTCATCACCGTGACGGTGACTGCCCCAAGATTTGACCTGAAAGGCAACCAGATCAATAACGTTTCGTTCGGAATTCGGGATGCTTTGGGAGCCATCCGTTCCTGGCAGTGGAAGTGCGGGTTGCTGGGCCCGATTCCCTGGAACGTGCCGACCACGATTACCATCCGGCCGATGGTGGCCAGCGTGAACGCGACCACGCCGGTCGCCAGCGGTTTCCTGAACAATCCGATGTTCAACATTACCCAGTCTGCGGTTTTTGTTGTCGACGAAAACGCGCGATGGGTTGGCGGGCCGCTGCCGGTGCCCCCGCCTGGCGGCCAGATCCCCGCTGGGCTCTGGAACTACTGGCACAACTTGGTGGTGACCCCGATTATTCAGCCGAAACCGCCGTTGACCACCAAGTGGAGCCAGCCGCCGTCGCAGTACGATGGGCCGGGTCATAATCCGCAGCCGGTCTTCTACGGCTGGGACGAGGTCTCGCTGTACCACATCGGCCCCCCCATCGTTGCCGATGACTGGCGCTGCACCGACCCACGACCTGTGACCGACATCCACTGGTGGGGCTCGTTCATCG includes:
- a CDS encoding transposase; translated protein: VRHPPKNLESPLAVQLGFTFLDDPSLEAANNRAERALRPAVIARKSSCGNKTLRGKRTWEILTSLAATCYQPGQDSVEYLRPFLALAPASSARQARTPAG